From a single Columba livia isolate bColLiv1 breed racing homer chromosome 15, bColLiv1.pat.W.v2, whole genome shotgun sequence genomic region:
- the CHST12 gene encoding carbohydrate sulfotransferase 12 isoform X2, whose translation MTKARLLRLSVVLVSIFMILLIIVYWDNVGTAHFYLHTSFSRPHSPGAIPGITAGEDWEALPDVDEFLAKLLSSSLKQNSSASQKTEQLLVQSSSKPVVSNLEENVRGYDWSTHNARNSLDQEKLQVERQRTLREFCANSSFAFPTKERSFDDIPNYELNHLIVDDRHGIIYCYVPKVACTNWKRVMIVLSESLLDQGVPYRNPLDIPREHVHNTSTHLTFNKFWRRYGKFSRHLMKIKLKKYTKFLFVRDPFVRLISAFRSKFELENEEFYRRFAIPMLKLYSNHTNLPTSVSEAFRAGLKVSFSDFIQYLLDPRTEKMAPFNEHWRQVYRLCHPCQIDYDFIGKLETLDEDAAYLLQLLKVDRLLHFPPSYRNRTASSWEDDWFAKIPLAWRQQLYKLYEADFVLFGYPKPENLLKD comes from the coding sequence ATGACCAAAGCACGGCTCCTCCGTCTCTCCGTGGTGCTGGTCTCCATCTTCATGATCCTCCTGATCATCGTGTACTGGGACAACGTGGGAACAGCTCACTTCTACCTGCACACGTCCTTCTCCAGACCTCACTCGCCAGGAGCCATCCCTGGTATTACGGCAGGTGAAGACTGGGAAGCCTTGCCAGATGTGGATGAATTTTTAGCAAAGCTGCTTAGTTCGAGCCTGAAACAGAACAGCTCTGCCTCCCAAAAGACAGAGCAGCTACTCGTCCAGAGCTCCAGCAAGCCTGTGGTGAGTAATTTAGAGGAAAATGTGCGGGGCTATGACTGGTCTACGCACAACGCCAGGAACAGCTTGGACCAAGAGAAACTGCAGGTAGAGAGGCAGAGAACGTTACGGGAGTTTTGTGCCAATTCCAGCTTCGCCTTCCCTACCAAGGAGCGCTCCTTTGATGACATCCCAAATTATGAGCTCAACCACCTGATTGTGGATGACCGCCACGGCATCATCTACTGTTACGTCCCCAAGGTGGCCTGCACCAACTGGAAACGGGTGATGATTGTGCTGAGTGAGAGCCTGCTGGACCAGGGGGTCCCATACCGAAACCCTCTAGATATCCCCCGGGAACACGTCCACAACACCAGCACCCACTTGACCTTCAACAAATTCTGGCGCCGTTACGGGAAGTTCTCCCGCCACCTCATGAAGATCAAGCTGAAGAAGTACACGAAGTTCCTCTTCGTACGGGACCCTTTTGTGCGCCTTATCTCTGCCTTTCGCAGCAAATTCGAGCTGGAGAATGAGGAGTTCTACCGGCGTTTTGCCATCCCCATGCTAAAGCTGTACTCCAACCACACCAACCTTCCCACCTCCGTTAGTGAGGCCTTCAGGGCAGGCCTAAAAGTCTCCTTTTCTGACTTCATCCAGTACTTACTGGATCCCAGGACAGAGAAGATGGCCCCTTTCAATGAGCACTGGAGGCAGGTTTACCGGCTGTGCCATCCGTGCCAGATAGACTACGATTTTATTGGGAAGCTGGAGACACTGGATGAGGACGCTGCTTATCTATTGCAGCTCCTCAAAGTGGACAGGCTGCTTCACTTCCCCCCCAGCTACCGGAACAGGACTGCCAGCAGCTGGGAAGATGACTGGTTTGCCAAAATCCCGCTGGCTTGGAGGCAGCAGCTCTACAAGCTTTATGAAGCTGATTTTGTACTCTTTGGCTACCCCAAaccagaaaacttgctgaaagaCTAA
- the CHST12 gene encoding carbohydrate sulfotransferase 12 isoform X1: protein MESAPKPLEAVPLTERGVIVPCFQYIPLCSWSAAPCWVPSLTLQAGGESRRKADIAVGVRMTKARLLRLSVVLVSIFMILLIIVYWDNVGTAHFYLHTSFSRPHSPGAIPGITAGEDWEALPDVDEFLAKLLSSSLKQNSSASQKTEQLLVQSSSKPVVSNLEENVRGYDWSTHNARNSLDQEKLQVERQRTLREFCANSSFAFPTKERSFDDIPNYELNHLIVDDRHGIIYCYVPKVACTNWKRVMIVLSESLLDQGVPYRNPLDIPREHVHNTSTHLTFNKFWRRYGKFSRHLMKIKLKKYTKFLFVRDPFVRLISAFRSKFELENEEFYRRFAIPMLKLYSNHTNLPTSVSEAFRAGLKVSFSDFIQYLLDPRTEKMAPFNEHWRQVYRLCHPCQIDYDFIGKLETLDEDAAYLLQLLKVDRLLHFPPSYRNRTASSWEDDWFAKIPLAWRQQLYKLYEADFVLFGYPKPENLLKD from the coding sequence GCTCCTGGTCTGCAGCACCATGCTGGGTCCCAAGCCTCACTCTGCAAGCCGGAGGTGAATCCCGGAGAAAGGCAGATATCGCAGTAGGTGTCAGGATGACCAAAGCACGGCTCCTCCGTCTCTCCGTGGTGCTGGTCTCCATCTTCATGATCCTCCTGATCATCGTGTACTGGGACAACGTGGGAACAGCTCACTTCTACCTGCACACGTCCTTCTCCAGACCTCACTCGCCAGGAGCCATCCCTGGTATTACGGCAGGTGAAGACTGGGAAGCCTTGCCAGATGTGGATGAATTTTTAGCAAAGCTGCTTAGTTCGAGCCTGAAACAGAACAGCTCTGCCTCCCAAAAGACAGAGCAGCTACTCGTCCAGAGCTCCAGCAAGCCTGTGGTGAGTAATTTAGAGGAAAATGTGCGGGGCTATGACTGGTCTACGCACAACGCCAGGAACAGCTTGGACCAAGAGAAACTGCAGGTAGAGAGGCAGAGAACGTTACGGGAGTTTTGTGCCAATTCCAGCTTCGCCTTCCCTACCAAGGAGCGCTCCTTTGATGACATCCCAAATTATGAGCTCAACCACCTGATTGTGGATGACCGCCACGGCATCATCTACTGTTACGTCCCCAAGGTGGCCTGCACCAACTGGAAACGGGTGATGATTGTGCTGAGTGAGAGCCTGCTGGACCAGGGGGTCCCATACCGAAACCCTCTAGATATCCCCCGGGAACACGTCCACAACACCAGCACCCACTTGACCTTCAACAAATTCTGGCGCCGTTACGGGAAGTTCTCCCGCCACCTCATGAAGATCAAGCTGAAGAAGTACACGAAGTTCCTCTTCGTACGGGACCCTTTTGTGCGCCTTATCTCTGCCTTTCGCAGCAAATTCGAGCTGGAGAATGAGGAGTTCTACCGGCGTTTTGCCATCCCCATGCTAAAGCTGTACTCCAACCACACCAACCTTCCCACCTCCGTTAGTGAGGCCTTCAGGGCAGGCCTAAAAGTCTCCTTTTCTGACTTCATCCAGTACTTACTGGATCCCAGGACAGAGAAGATGGCCCCTTTCAATGAGCACTGGAGGCAGGTTTACCGGCTGTGCCATCCGTGCCAGATAGACTACGATTTTATTGGGAAGCTGGAGACACTGGATGAGGACGCTGCTTATCTATTGCAGCTCCTCAAAGTGGACAGGCTGCTTCACTTCCCCCCCAGCTACCGGAACAGGACTGCCAGCAGCTGGGAAGATGACTGGTTTGCCAAAATCCCGCTGGCTTGGAGGCAGCAGCTCTACAAGCTTTATGAAGCTGATTTTGTACTCTTTGGCTACCCCAAaccagaaaacttgctgaaagaCTAA